The proteins below come from a single Streptococcus hyointestinalis genomic window:
- the asnA gene encoding aspartate--ammonia ligase, producing the protein MKKSFIHQQQEISFVKNMFTQYLIDKLELVEVQGPILSQVGDGMQDNLSGVEHPVSVKVLQIPDTEFEVVHSLAKWKRHTLARFGFNEGEGLFVHMKALRPDEDSLDQTHSVYVDQWDWEKVIPDGRRDITYLKETVEKIYKAIRLTELAVEARFDIESVLPKQITFIHTEELVERYPELTPKERENAICKEYGAVFLIGIGGELADGKPHDGRAPDYDDWTSESENGYKGLNGDILVWNDALGAAFEISSMGIRVDEDALRRQVAITGDEDRLELEWHRTLLRGFFPLTIGGGIGQSRLAMFLLRKKHIGEVQSSVWPKDVVEKFSNIL; encoded by the coding sequence ATGAAAAAAAGTTTCATTCATCAACAACAGGAGATTTCTTTTGTCAAAAATATGTTCACGCAGTATTTGATTGATAAGCTTGAGTTGGTCGAAGTTCAAGGACCAATTCTCAGCCAAGTCGGGGATGGTATGCAAGATAATCTTTCAGGTGTTGAACATCCAGTATCTGTCAAAGTTTTACAAATCCCAGATACTGAATTTGAAGTAGTGCATTCACTAGCGAAGTGGAAACGCCATACCTTGGCTCGTTTTGGTTTTAATGAGGGAGAAGGGCTCTTTGTACACATGAAAGCACTTCGTCCAGATGAGGACTCTCTTGACCAAACGCACTCTGTCTATGTTGATCAATGGGATTGGGAAAAGGTTATTCCTGATGGTAGACGTGATATTACTTACTTGAAAGAAACGGTTGAAAAGATTTACAAGGCTATTCGTCTGACAGAGTTGGCTGTGGAAGCCCGCTTTGATATTGAGTCTGTATTGCCAAAACAAATCACTTTTATCCACACTGAGGAGCTTGTAGAGCGCTATCCTGAACTTACTCCTAAAGAGCGCGAAAATGCTATTTGTAAAGAGTACGGAGCTGTCTTCTTGATTGGTATCGGTGGTGAGCTTGCTGACGGCAAACCTCATGACGGTCGTGCACCGGACTATGATGACTGGACAAGTGAGTCTGAGAACGGTTATAAAGGCTTGAACGGTGATATTCTTGTATGGAATGATGCCTTAGGAGCCGCTTTTGAGATTTCTTCAATGGGAATCCGTGTTGATGAGGACGCACTTCGTCGTCAAGTCGCTATAACAGGTGATGAGGACAGACTAGAATTGGAATGGCACCGTACACTCCTTAGAGGGTTCTTCCCACTCACTATCGGTGGTGGTATCGGTCAATCTCGTTTGGCGATGTTCTTACTTCGTAAAAAACACATTGGTGAAGTGCAATCAAGCGTTTGGCCAAAAGATGTTGTTGAGAAATTCAGCAATATTCTTTAA